A genomic segment from Deltaproteobacteria bacterium encodes:
- a CDS encoding aspartate/glutamate racemase family protein: protein MAQRVGLLIPSSNTVMEVDFYRHLPASATVHPGRMYMEATTVKGEEEMLDDHCLPTAGDVATAKPDVVVFGCTSAGALRGNAYDGELCRRISEVTGKPTVSVIESVRRKLMGLQARRVAVITPYIDDLNVRIKASVEDDGIEVASIHGMGISVNFNLALVEPPEIMAFAREKLGAAPAVDALFISCTNFQAVATLLQLKAAYDLPIVTSNQAALEAVGRELGVELVGMG, encoded by the coding sequence TTGGCGCAACGGGTCGGACTGCTCATCCCCTCGTCGAACACCGTTATGGAGGTGGACTTCTACCGCCATCTGCCGGCGTCGGCCACGGTCCACCCGGGACGGATGTACATGGAGGCCACCACCGTAAAGGGCGAGGAGGAGATGCTCGACGATCACTGCCTGCCCACCGCCGGCGACGTGGCCACCGCCAAGCCGGACGTGGTGGTGTTCGGCTGCACCAGCGCCGGGGCGCTCCGGGGCAACGCCTACGACGGGGAGTTGTGCCGGCGTATCTCGGAGGTCACCGGCAAGCCCACGGTGAGCGTCATCGAGTCGGTGCGGCGCAAGCTCATGGGCCTCCAAGCGCGGCGGGTGGCGGTGATCACGCCCTACATCGACGACCTCAACGTGCGCATCAAGGCCAGCGTGGAGGACGACGGCATCGAAGTGGCGTCGATCCACGGCATGGGCATCAGCGTCAACTTCAACCTGGCGCTGGTGGAACCGCCGGAGATCATGGCTTTCGCCCGGGAGAAGCTCGGCGCGGCCCCGGCTGTCGACGCGCTGTTCATCTCCTGCACCAACTTCCAGGCGGTGGCGACCCTGCTGCAACTCAAGGCGGCGTACGACCTGCCCATCGTCACCAGCAACCAGGCCGCCCTCGAGGCCGTGGGCCGGGAACTGGGCGTGGAGTTGGTGGGAATGGGATGA